TCCACAGGGTGTCCTTGGGAACCGTCAAAAGCGGCTTGGTGTCGATGACCTTGACCCAGGCCTTGCGGGTGGCCGTACCGGAAGTGTCGGTAGCGTTGTTGCCGTCAAAGGCGACAAACCTGGGCTCGTAGAGTCCGGGTTTTGCGTATGCCCAGGCTTGGGGCTTGGCGTTGCCGCCGATGATGGTCGTGTCCTTGCCGTTCTTGTCGGTAAGGGTCCACTGGAAACGGTAAATCTTGTCGACATGGTAGGGGAGGAGGCCTATCATATAGACGGTGTCGTTGACGGTAACCGTAAGCGTGTCGGGTATGGTGTCGGCTTCCACGACGGCCGTGTTTGCCATGGAGTCGGCGAATGCCTGCGCATCAGGAATGGGCTCGTTAAAGATGAAAACGCGGGAGTGGTTGTTCTTCAGGTTCACGTTTTCCTTGACGGACGATTCCCTGGAACAGCCGAAAAGGGCTATCATGGCGCTCAGGCCAAGGGTAAAAGACAAAAAATGGGGTACACGCATAGCACATCCTCAATTAAAATCAAGATATTTTTTACACTTTAAATCTATCTTTTTTATTCGTAAAGCGTGTGTGATAAAATGCACCGATGGAGCTTGTTTTATGGAAGAAATCCCTCTTTGGTATCATCTTGCGGTGTTTTTTGTGCTGGGCGCCTGTGTCGGCAGCTTTTACAACGTGATCGTGTACCGCATGCCGCGCGGAATTTCGCTGATCAATCCGCCTTCGCACTGCCCCTTGTGCAAGAAGCATATTCCGCTGTATTACAACCTGCCCATTGTCGGCTGGCTGATTCTGCGCGGAAAGAGTGCCTGTTGCAAGCAACCGATCAGTATCATCTACCCTATTGGCGAAAGTATTTGCGGCTTGCTCGGTGCGCTGGCCCTTTATGCGGCGACCGGATTCACGACGAACTTTACCGCCCCGGTGCAGGGTATGGAAGTGTGGGCCGACGCCCTGGCGCTTTTCTGGCTCCTGCTCGGCATTTATCCGGTGAGCGCGGTTGATTTTAAGTACAAGTTAATTCCCGATTCCATTTCGGTGGGCGGCATTGTCGCGGGGCTTGTCATTTCGTTTATTCCGGGGGGCGTCACCCCTGTCGAAAGCATTGTGGGCGCTGTAGCTGCCGGCGGTGGCCTTTACCTGCTGGGCTTTGTTGCATCGAAGGTGTTGCACAAAGACGCCATGGGTTTTGGCGATGTCAAGCTCCTCGCTGGTTTCGGAGCCATTATGGGTTTTACCCGTGCGGTCGAAGTGCTGGTGGTCGCCTCGATTCTTGGCATCTTGATTATGGTGCCGTACGCAAAGATTGCCGAACGCCGTG
This genomic stretch from Fibrobacter sp. UWH4 harbors:
- a CDS encoding A24 family peptidase, with protein sequence MEEIPLWYHLAVFFVLGACVGSFYNVIVYRMPRGISLINPPSHCPLCKKHIPLYYNLPIVGWLILRGKSACCKQPISIIYPIGESICGLLGALALYAATGFTTNFTAPVQGMEVWADALALFWLLLGIYPVSAVDFKYKLIPDSISVGGIVAGLVISFIPGGVTPVESIVGAVAAGGGLYLLGFVASKVLHKDAMGFGDVKLLAGFGAIMGFTRAVEVLVVASILGILIMVPYAKIAERRAAKKAAQNKVSQNKKASADEAEDEGAGQIPFGPFLAVAAPFMYLWGDALKDIYMKFVLGE